A genomic segment from Bombus affinis isolate iyBomAffi1 chromosome 13, iyBomAffi1.2, whole genome shotgun sequence encodes:
- the LOC126923494 gene encoding KAT8 regulatory NSL complex subunit 2 isoform X1: MFRIPKTTMPVTIVATKKPKQMQTCLYSSYECSQPCLDGYTYCAKHILEDPNAPFKQCGFVYNSNGRKCQNPAPKLDRRDILYCTEHARKAQIARIKSTARHSLPQTPEMLLLNLSHYVKKTDSSTEDTEDEEGKIKALDPFTEVDAYRVNASGSDILDYASSSDSDIEPTAVTDTLRGSYLDDSDNESLYSAQEDPLNINFLRHAGIFTAEEVIYIAREKLIRLQSLYIDQYRRLQYILREKRRKYLHALKKEKETLCSIHDQPKETAKEKKIYEKLKALNRYHRRSGAEAILYRKSLERRAQATEGPTQKIPSISKCIFTEGGVKCGERTLPAAKHCRKHILKDQHQVLFKACGAIRADIECHEPVPVIFDTNCVFHMNLPSECKLETMKFKESKPETQEISATDNQSVEIDVVGEIQEIDPDDDMAGLMREMSDAAHMKPVFNESLNSEASTDTAFSLSAQMSDRDDLVSV, from the exons ATGTTCCGTATCCCAAAAACAACAATGCCTGTGACTATTGTAGCCACAAAAAAGCCCAAACAAATGCAAACATGCTTATATTCATCTTATGAATGCTCACAACCTTGTCTTGATGGATATACTTACTGCGCCAAGCATATTCTTGAGGATCCAAATGCACCTTTCAAGCAATGTGGCTTTGTATATAATAGTAATGGCAGAAAATGTCAAAACCCTGCACCAAAATTGGATAGAAGAGATATTTT atatTGTACTGAGCATGCTAGAAAAGCCCAAATAGCACGTATAAAATCTACAGCAAGACATTCTTTACCACAGACACCTGAAATGCTCTTACTTAATTTAAGTCACTATGTTAAGAAAACAGATTCAAGTACTGAAGATACCGAAGATGAAGAAGGAAAAATCAAAGCATTAGACCCTTTTA CTGAAGTTGATGCATACAGAGTAAATGCAAGTGGAAGTGATATTTTGGATTATGCAAGTTCCTCTGATAGCGATATTGAACCTACAGCAGTAACTGATACTTTAAGAGGAAGTTATCTTGATGATAGTGATAATGAAAGTTTATATAGTGCACAAGAAGATCCTTTAAA tattaattttttaagGCATGCTGGAATTTTTACTGCTGAGGAGGTGATCTACATTGCACGAGAAAAACTAATTAGACTGCAATCACTTTACATAGATCAGTATAGAAGACTGCAGTACATATTAAGAGAGAAAAGACGAAAGTATTTACATGCCcttaaaaaggaaaaggaaacgttatgtagtatacatGATCAACCAAAAGAAActgcaaaagaaaagaaaatttatgaaaaacTAAAAGCCTTAAATCGTTATCATAGACGAAGTGGAGCTGAAGCTATATTATATAGAAAATCTTTAGAACGTAGAGCACAG GCAACTGAAGGACCCACACAAAAAATACCAAGTATATCAAAATGTATCTTTACAGAAGGTGGAGTAAAATGTGGAGAGAGAACTCTTCCTGCTGCAAAACATTGTCGCAAACATATCcttaaa GATCAACATCAAGTTTTATTCAAAGCATGTGGAGCAATTCGAGCAGATATAGAGTGTCATGAACCAGTACCTGTAATTTTTGATACAAATTGTGTGTTTCACATGAATTTACCATCTGAATGTAAATTGGAAACTATGAAG TTTAAAGAATCAAAACCTGAAACACAGGAAATATCAGCAACAGATAATCAATCTGTAGAAATTGATGTAGTAGGAGAAATTCAAGAAATTGATCCAGACGATGATATGGCAGGATTAATGAGAGAGATGAGTGATGCTGCACATATGAAACCAGTATTTAATGAAAGTTTAAATAGTGAAGCTAGTACAGATACAGCTTTTAGTTTATCAGCACAGATGAGTGATAGAGATGACCTTGTTTCTGTGTGA
- the LOC126923494 gene encoding KAT8 regulatory NSL complex subunit 2 isoform X2: MFRIPKTTMPVTIVATKKPKQMQTCLYSSYECSQPCLDGYTYCAKHILEDPNAPFKQCGFVYNSNGRKCQNPAPKLDRRDILYCTEHARKAQIARIKSTARHSLPQTPEMLLLNLSHYVKKTDSSTEDTEDEEGKIKALDPFTEVDAYRVNASGSDILDYASSSDSDIEPTAVTDTLRGSYLDDSDNESLYSAQEDPLKHAGIFTAEEVIYIAREKLIRLQSLYIDQYRRLQYILREKRRKYLHALKKEKETLCSIHDQPKETAKEKKIYEKLKALNRYHRRSGAEAILYRKSLERRAQATEGPTQKIPSISKCIFTEGGVKCGERTLPAAKHCRKHILKDQHQVLFKACGAIRADIECHEPVPVIFDTNCVFHMNLPSECKLETMKFKESKPETQEISATDNQSVEIDVVGEIQEIDPDDDMAGLMREMSDAAHMKPVFNESLNSEASTDTAFSLSAQMSDRDDLVSV, from the exons ATGTTCCGTATCCCAAAAACAACAATGCCTGTGACTATTGTAGCCACAAAAAAGCCCAAACAAATGCAAACATGCTTATATTCATCTTATGAATGCTCACAACCTTGTCTTGATGGATATACTTACTGCGCCAAGCATATTCTTGAGGATCCAAATGCACCTTTCAAGCAATGTGGCTTTGTATATAATAGTAATGGCAGAAAATGTCAAAACCCTGCACCAAAATTGGATAGAAGAGATATTTT atatTGTACTGAGCATGCTAGAAAAGCCCAAATAGCACGTATAAAATCTACAGCAAGACATTCTTTACCACAGACACCTGAAATGCTCTTACTTAATTTAAGTCACTATGTTAAGAAAACAGATTCAAGTACTGAAGATACCGAAGATGAAGAAGGAAAAATCAAAGCATTAGACCCTTTTA CTGAAGTTGATGCATACAGAGTAAATGCAAGTGGAAGTGATATTTTGGATTATGCAAGTTCCTCTGATAGCGATATTGAACCTACAGCAGTAACTGATACTTTAAGAGGAAGTTATCTTGATGATAGTGATAATGAAAGTTTATATAGTGCACAAGAAGATCCTTTAAA GCATGCTGGAATTTTTACTGCTGAGGAGGTGATCTACATTGCACGAGAAAAACTAATTAGACTGCAATCACTTTACATAGATCAGTATAGAAGACTGCAGTACATATTAAGAGAGAAAAGACGAAAGTATTTACATGCCcttaaaaaggaaaaggaaacgttatgtagtatacatGATCAACCAAAAGAAActgcaaaagaaaagaaaatttatgaaaaacTAAAAGCCTTAAATCGTTATCATAGACGAAGTGGAGCTGAAGCTATATTATATAGAAAATCTTTAGAACGTAGAGCACAG GCAACTGAAGGACCCACACAAAAAATACCAAGTATATCAAAATGTATCTTTACAGAAGGTGGAGTAAAATGTGGAGAGAGAACTCTTCCTGCTGCAAAACATTGTCGCAAACATATCcttaaa GATCAACATCAAGTTTTATTCAAAGCATGTGGAGCAATTCGAGCAGATATAGAGTGTCATGAACCAGTACCTGTAATTTTTGATACAAATTGTGTGTTTCACATGAATTTACCATCTGAATGTAAATTGGAAACTATGAAG TTTAAAGAATCAAAACCTGAAACACAGGAAATATCAGCAACAGATAATCAATCTGTAGAAATTGATGTAGTAGGAGAAATTCAAGAAATTGATCCAGACGATGATATGGCAGGATTAATGAGAGAGATGAGTGATGCTGCACATATGAAACCAGTATTTAATGAAAGTTTAAATAGTGAAGCTAGTACAGATACAGCTTTTAGTTTATCAGCACAGATGAGTGATAGAGATGACCTTGTTTCTGTGTGA